From a single Lolium rigidum isolate FL_2022 chromosome 7, APGP_CSIRO_Lrig_0.1, whole genome shotgun sequence genomic region:
- the LOC124674990 gene encoding 50S ribosomal protein L22-like produces the protein MVGWRAAGARAVLRRIGAAVAEKQDGRVFSASYSSSCSRTANAPFGLGQYTNLLRAHTSRGIPSNFHQLIRNAGISTTRNLLAEDNAMVPVSSPLTSPLGSAEETDKKGAVVKKLKVQAIKKDIKQSPKKVNLVAKLVRGMRVEDALLQLQVTVKRAAKTLYQVIHSARANAAHNHGLDPDKLLVEEAFVGKGLYLKRLSYHAKGRCGVMERPRCRLTVVVREATAEEEAKIAKLRVSNYKKLTRKEKQLMPHRLIEVSPKWARKRKEEAGATE, from the exons ATGGTAGGCTGGCGGGCGGCGGGCGCTCGTGCCGTTCTTCGCCGCATtggcgcggcggtggcggagaagcaggatggCCGTGTTTTCTCAGCCAGCTATAGCAGCAGTTGCAGCAGGACCGCCAATGCTCCATTTGGCTTGG GCCAATACACAAATTTGTTGAGGGCACACACCTCCAGGGGAATTCCATCCAACTTCCATCAGCTGATCCGCAATGCT GGAATATCAACCACAAGAAACTTGCTTGCTGAAGATAATGCTATGGTTCCCGTTTCTTCTCCTTTGACATCTCCACTGGGTAGTGCAGAAGAGACAGACAAAAAGGGCGCAGTGGTAAAGAAACTGAAAGTCCAAGCCATCAAGAAGGATATCAAGCAG AGTCCCAAGAAGGTGAATCTGGTAGCCAAGCTGGTTCGAGGAATGCGCGTGGAAGATGCGTTGTTACAGTTACAAGTGACGGTTAAAAGGGCTGCGAAAACTTTGTACCAG GTGATCCATTCTGCTCGCGCCAATGCAGCTCACAACCACGGTTTGGATCCTGATAAACTTCTTGTGG AAGAGGCCTTTGTTGGGAAAGGACTTTATCTTAAGAGGTTGTCTTACCATGCCAAAGGGAGGTGTGGTGTCATGGAGAGACCTAGGTGCAGACTTACAGTGGTGGTCAGAGAGGCTACAGCTGAGGAAGAAGCAAAAATTGCTAAACTCAGAGTTAGCAACTACAAGAAGCTAACCCGGAAGGAGAAGCAGCTCATGCCCCACCGGCTTATCGAGGTCAGCCCCAAGTGGGCTCGCAAAAGGAAAGAGGAGGCTGGTGCCACAGAGTAG